A genomic window from Triticum urartu cultivar G1812 chromosome 7, Tu2.1, whole genome shotgun sequence includes:
- the LOC125522147 gene encoding uncharacterized protein ECU03_1610-like — MAVMSRLKRLAAPALLVLLALAASTTQDGAEAAPGKDDESWTGWAKDKISEGLGLDKISEGLGLKHDADEEAARETVQHTASETGSQVSGKAADAKEAAKGTVGEKAGAAKDAVLEKTESAKDAAWATAEAAKGKANEGYEKMKEKWEAVGATKEKLGEVKDMVTGAAADGKDKTHRKDDEL, encoded by the exons ATGGCGGTCATGTCACGGTTGAAGAGGCTGGCGGCGCCCGCGCTGCTGGTGCTGCTTGCGCTGGCGGCGTCGACGACCCAGGACGGCGCGGAGGCGGCGCCGGGCAAGGATGACGAGTCGTGGACGGGGTGGGCCAAGGACAAGATCTCCGAGGGGCTCGGCCTGGACAAGATCTCCGAGGGGCTGGGGCTCAAGCACGACGCCGACGAGGAGGCCGCGCGCGAGACCGTCCAGCACACCGCCTCCG AGACGGGGAGTCAGGTGAGCGGCAAGGCAGCGGACGCCAAGGAGGCGGCCAAGGGAACGGTCGGGGAGAAGGCAGGGGCGGCCAAGGACGCCGTGTTGGAGAAGACGGAGTCCGCCAAGGACGCCGCGTGGGCGACAGCGGAGGCAGCCAAGGGGAAGGCCAACGAGGGATACGAGAAGATGAAGGAGAAGTGGGAGGCCGTCGGCGCTACCAAGGAGAAGCTCGGGGAGGTGAAGGACATGGTCACCGGCGCGGCAGCCGACGGCAAGGACAAGACGCACCGCAAGGATGACGAGCTGTGA